In the Campylobacter lari genome, GTAAGCACTTATATGGAGATTAAAAAACTCATTCAAACTAAAGAAGCTAGCCAAAATTCTTTTGATTTAGAAAAAGATCAACTAAAAGAAATTCTAGAGCAAATAAAACGCGGTAAAAAAATCTCAGATGAAGCTAAAACCAGAATGGCAAAATCAAATTTACGCTTGGTTGTAAGTATTGCTAAAAGATATACTAACCGTGGATTGCCATTTTTAGATTTGATCCAAGAGGGCAATATAGGATTAATGAAAGCGGTAGATAAATTTGAATACAAACGCGGTTATAAGTTTTCAACCTATGCAACTTGGTGGATTAGACAAGCTATTTCAAGAGCAATTGCTGATCAAGCAAGAACGATTAGAATTCCTATTCATATGATAGAAACTATTAATCAAATCAATAAAATCATTCGTGAATACTTACAAAAAGAAGGCAAAGAGCCTGATGTAAGCATTATTGCCAAAGAAGTAGGACTTAGTGTAGATAAAGTAAAACAAGTGATTAAAATCACTAAAGAACCAATTTCCCTAGAAGCACCTATTAGCAATGAAGATGATGGTAAATTTGGAGATTTTGTAGAAGATAGAACTTCAATTTCTCCTATGGATCATATCTTAAAAGATGATTTAAAAGAACAAATTGATGAAGTTTTAGATCAGCTTAATGATAGAGAAAAAGCTGTTATTAGAATGCGTTTTGGTTTAATGGATGATGAAAGCGATAGAACCTTAGAAGAAATCGGCAAAGAATTAAATGTTACAAGAGAAAGAGTAAGACAAATAGAAAGCTCAGCTATAAAAAAACTCAAACATCCAAAAGTTGGTAGAAAACTTAAAAATTACATAGAAGGTTGGAAATAATCCTTGCTAAAAAAGCAAGGATTAGCTATCTCTAAAAAGCTTCGTTGCTAAATGCGCTGCTCTACTATGATCAGTATCTTTTTTCAAGGTATTGAAAATTCTACTAATATATTCTTCTAAAATTTGTTGAGAATTATTAACTTTTTCTGCTTCATTTAAAGCAACCTTGCGATATCTTCCTTCGCTATCTAACTCATAAGCCAAATCATTATCGCTTAATTGTAGTTTTAAAATTTGAGCTAACTTTGCACGCGAATGCTCATCAAAAATAGGAGTCATTAATTCTAGTCTTCTTTCTAAATTTCTTGGCATCCAATCAGCACTTGAAATAAAATAATTTGGCTCAGTGTGTTTAAAATATAAAATTCTAGCATGTTCTAAATATTTTCCCACTATACTTCTAACCTTTATATTTTCACTATACCCTTTTACCCCAGGTCTTAAACAACAAATTCCACGCACAATAAGATCTATTTTAACACCTTTATTTGAAGCATCATATAAAGCTTTAATCACATCACCATCTACCAAAGCATTCATTTTAGCTATGATTACTCCATCTTTTCCATGATTTGCTTCAGTAGCTATCATATCTAAAATTCTTTCTTTGATTTGCTTTGGACTCATTGATAAAGTCTTTAAGCGACGGCTTTTGCTATATCCTGAAAGTATATGAAAAAAAGTTGTGGTATCTTGAGAGTATTCTTCTTTAGAAGTAAAATAACTCACATCAGTATAAATTTTAGCCGAACTTGCATTATAATTACCTGTACTTAAATGATTATAAATTTTTAATTTTTCTCCTTCTTTTCTAATCACTTGAGCCACTTTTGCATGTACTTTAAAACCTGTAATTCCATATATCACATGAGCTCCTGCATTTTCTAATGATTTTGCCCAATGTAAGTTATTTTCCTCATCAAAACGTGCTTTTAATTCTACCATTACAGTCACTTGCTTGCCATCGCTTGCTGCATCAATTAAAGCTTGGACTATGTTTGAATTTTTTTCCACCCTATAAAGAGTCATTCTTATAGAAACAACCTTAGGATCCTTACTTGCTTCTTTGATAAATTGATACACAGGCTCAAAACTTTCATAAGGCTGTATAGCCAATATATCTTGTTTATCAATTGCGCTAAAAATAGACACATTATCTCCAAAAGGCGGTAAAATCTTTGGTGTATATACAGGGCTTAGTAAGTGTGTAAATTCTTTATTAGAAATGATTTGCCACAATGATGGTAAATTTAAAAGTATGCTGTATTCGTAAATGTCTTTATGAAAAATATTCATATGAGAGCTTAAAAATTCGATCAACTGCTCATCTGCGCCTTTTTCTATTTGTAAGCGTATAAAAGCACCTTTTCTACGAAGCTTTAAACCCTGCTCCAAAATCAACATAAAATCATCAGCCTCTTCTTCTTCTATTTCCATATCTGCATTTCTAGTTACCCTAAAAGCAGCAGAAGATAAAAGCTTATAGCCAGGAAAAATATGCTCTGTATGATGACGTACTATACTTTCTATAGGCACATAAATATTCGAACTTACTTGATAAAATCTTGGTAAAACCCTAGGTATGCGTATCATACCAAATTTTAAAAGCTCAGGATGCATAGGATCACAAAGCTTTACCGCCAAAGAAAACGAAAGATTATTTAAATGTGGAAAAGGATGGGTTGCATCAACCGCAATAGGCACTATCACAGGAAAAATATTAGAAAAAAAATGCTCATTACATTGCTGCTTTAAGTCCTCATCAAGTTCTTCATAAGAACGAATAAATAAATTTTCTTTTTCTAAATCTTGAGTTATTTTAGTAAAATACTGCTCTACTACATATTTTTCTTCATGCAAATAATTTCTAATGGCTTTAAGTTGCGCAAGTGGGGTCATTTCATCATTACTTGCTGTGCTTATCCCTGCTACAAAAAGCTGTTTTAATCCAGCCACTCTTATCATATAAAACTCATCTAAATTTGTACAATATATAGCAATAAATTTAAGTTTTTCGAGCAAAGGAAGATCTTTGGAACATTGATCTAAAACACGGGAGTTAAATGCAAGCCAAGAAAGTTCTCTATTAATATACATTGATGGTTGAATTTGCATAATACACCTACCTTATTTTCTAGTATTTAATATTTTAGTATTTCTTTTATTAAAATTTATTTTATTTTTATAATAGTAAATAAAATTATATAAAAAAATAATACTTTTTTTCTCTTATTAAAAAAATAATAAATGGTTAATAAACTTATATTTACTTTTTAGGTTTTATAGCGTAATATAATTGCACTTAAGTTCTTGTAACTTAAACTTCATTCAAAGGAGAGACTTTGAAAAAAGCAAACTCAAAACTTTTTGCTGTTTTCCTCTTCTTACTTGTAATTTTAGCAGGTGTGGGAATGTATACTTTCCATAATGCTAAAGGCACTTCTTATTTTAGTGATGCCAGTGAAAGCTGTAATAATTGTCACATTATGAACGAAGTTTATAATGATTATTTAAAAGCTTCACACTCTAAAGAAGTTGATGGTAAACCAAGAGCAACCTGTAATGATTGCCATTTACCACATAGCTTTTTTGAAAAATGGATTGCTAAAGCTCAAAGTGGCTTAGGACATGCTTATGCATTTACTTTCAAACTTGATTCTTTGCCTACGCATTTGAGTGCAAATGCAAAAAGTAAAGAAATAGTCCAAAATAACTGTATAGAATGTCACAAAGAAATTGCGAGTAACACTATCAACCCTACTCTAGATCCACATAAAGATAATGCTTTAAGTTGTGTGTCTTGTCACCAAGGTGTTGGCCATAAGAGAGGATTTTAAATGAAAGGAGTATTTAATGAATAACAAAGGCATTTTATATAGTGCTATTAGTGCTACTATAGTAGCTATTGCGGGCGTATTGTGGTTAAATCAAGATATCACAGCCAAAACAAACGATTCAGTAGGTGGAATCATCTCTCAAGAAATTGTAAAACTTGGCGATGAAAACCCTACTTTTGACTACTGGGGAAAGAATTTTCCTGATTATTTAGATATGCACACAACAGTGGAAAAACAAGCACCTAATGCAACAGAATTTGGTGGAAATTTAGCTTATTCAAAACTAATTCGCTATCCACAATTAACTGTTCTTTGGGCTGGCTATCCATTCAGTATTGATGCCAATGAAGAAAGAGGTCACTTTTGGGTTCAAGTAGATCAAATGGATACAGCTAGAAACAATAAAGATTTCTTAAACGCACACGGTTTTGCAGGATTTGGTGGCCAACCAACAGCTTGTATGAATTGTCATAGCGGATGGACCCCTTGGCTTTTAAACAACACTGCAAAAGGTGATTGGGTAGCATTTAACTCTGCAAAATATTGGACTATGATTAAAACAGTTCCTGCAGTAAATGGAGCTAAAGAAAACTCACCTGAGCACAGTGGACCTCATGGTGGAAAAAGAATGGGTGTAACATGTGCAGACTGTCATAATCCAACAGATATGAGTTTAAGACTTACAAGACCAGCTTTAATCAAAGCATTAATTTCAAGAGGCTATGAAGCAGATGAAAAACAAGGCATTAAAGCTTCAAGAAGCGAAATGAGAACTTTAGTATGCTCTCAATGTCACGTTGAATACTACTTCAAACCAACAGGTACCAAAGTAAAAACTATCGGAGAAAGCATAGCTAATGATAGCTCTAAAAAATGGTGGAATGGTACTCAAAAAACTTATGATGAGTTTGATTCTTGGAGAGATGGAAATAAACCAATTGAAATCGAAGTTGATGGTATAGAACTAGCATTTCCTTGGAGTGAGTGGAAAAAAGGTGAGCCATTTAGAATAGAAATGTTTGATGATTATTATGAAAAAAATAGAGAAAATTTCCCAAGTGATTGGGTTCATAAAATCACTAAAGCACCTATGTTAAAAATTCAACACCCAGAAAGCGAACTTTATAGTGGTGGAGTACATGCTGCAAATGGTGTAAGTTGTGCAGATTGTCATATGCCTTATATTAGAAAAGGTGCAAAAAAAGTTACTAACCACAACATCACATCACCTTTAGTTGATATTAACTCAGCTTGTAAAACTTGCCATACTCAAAGCGAAGGCTATTTAGCTAAACAAGTAAAAGATATTCAAAATTCAGTAGCTCATGATTTAAGAACAGCTGAATATTCTTTAGTAAGCTTAATTAAAGATGTAGAAACTATTCGCGCAGAGCTTGGAAAAATGCCTAAATTCCAAACTGATGGCAAAGCAGATGATGCTAAAATTTCAGCTGAATTAAAAGAAGTATTAGAACTACATAGAAAATCTCAAGTAAGAGCAGACTTTGTAGGTGCTGAAAACTCAACAGGTTTCCATAATCCTAGAGAAGCTTCAAGAATGCTTTTACAATCAGTTGATATGTCAAGACAAGGACAAACTAAACTAGTAGAAATTGCAGCCAAAAATGGTATTAAAGATTTCAAAACTTCAAATTTAGGTTTTGAAGATATTCAAAAATTAAATCCAGGTGAAATTCACTATAAAGTAGATCTAAATGGCAACAAAGCAGGCGATCGCTACTATAAACATCAAGAAGTAAATGGTAATCCACCAGCAAAACTTCTTGAAGATGATAAAAATCTAAAACCTTATAATTATAAAGTAATAGATTAATCAAAATAAACCCTCATAATCGAGGGTTTATTCTTTTATCAAACTTACATCTTCGCCTTTTAAAATTTTATTCATAGTATTCATAGCACACATTTTTCCACACATTGAGCAAGAATTAAGTTCTTCAGGTTTTCTTTCATTAAACATTTTCTTAGCCTTTTCTCCATCGATTGCTAATTTAAACATTTTTTCCCAATCAATATCTTGTCTAGCTTTACTCATTGCATCATCTATTTTTCTTTCTTTGGGAAGTTTAGCTATATCTCCTGCATGAGCTGCTATTTTAGTCGCTACTATACCATCTCTTACATCTTCTAAATTTGGAAGTCGTAAATGTTCAGCAGGGGTTACATAGCAAAGTATATCAGCACCAGCTGCTGCTGCAACTGCTCCACCGATTGCTCCACTTATATGATCATATCCTGCGCCTATATCAGCAACTAATGGTCCTAAAACATAAAAAGGTGCCCCGTTGCAAATTCTTTTTTCAAGTTGCATATTAGCTTCTATTTCATTAATAGCCATATGACCGGGTCCTTCTATCATCACTTGCACATCTTGAGCCCATGCTCTTTTTGTTAACAATGAAAGTTCTATAAGTTCAGTAATTTGAGCTGCATCGCTTGCATCATGGGTACAACCAGGTCTTAATGCATCACCCAAAGAAAGTGTCACATCAAATTCCTTGCATATAGCGAGTAAATCATCATAATATTCATAGAATGGATTTTCAGCATCATTCATTTGCATCCAAGCATAAAGAACTGAACCTCCTCTTGAAACTATATTAGTAATCCTATCGCACTCTTTAAAAACCCTAGCAGCACGAGAATTTATCCCTGCATGAATTGTCATAAAATCCACTCCACTTTTAGCATGATGATACACTACATCTAAAAAATCTTTTGCTTTAATATCTTTTAGATCTTTCTCTAAAAACCCAACCGCATCATAAACAGGCACCGTACCTATCATAGCTTTTGAAGTAGCAATTAACTCATCTCTAAAACGACTGGTTTTACCATAATTACTAAGATCCATAATAGCTTCTATATTAAATTTATGAGCCAACTCTACCTTTTTCATTTCTTCACTATAATCTACACAATCATTTGAAACACCTAAATTTACATTTACTTTTGTTTTAAGTCCATAGCCAATACCATTTGGATCTAATGTTTTATGGTTGATATTTGCAGGAATGATGATTTTTCCACATGCTATATTTTCAAGCAAAAAATCTTCACCTACTTGTTCTTTTTGTGCAACAATTTGCATTTGTTTTGTGAAAATTCCTTCTTTTGCATAAGACATTTGAGTTTTCATTTGAATTTATCCTTAAAATAAAATTTGGATAAATGAAGGGTATGTGAGTAGTTGATAAATTATCCCAACGCTAGCATTACCTAGTTCTGGTGCGGTCTAAGCTTTTAGCTTACTCTCAGCCTGTATCACAAGCTCCCGTCATTTATGCAAATGCAGTATAACGATAAATCTAAAACAAAGTTTATTTTTTAGATTGATTTTTAGCTTGCTTGCTAAAATGTAACAATTCTTCGGTAGTTTTTATATAAAAAGGAATTTTTTTAAGACAGTATTTTAAAATTTCACTTGCAGCTAAAGCATCACTTAAGGCTCTATGATGCTTGCTTTCAATACACAAAAACTCTTTTAGAGCATCAAGGCCGTACTTGGGACTTTCAATGCATTTTTTAGCTAAATCAATTGTACATAATCTTCTATTTAAAAGCACTCCAAAATCATTTTCATACATAGCTTTAGATATAAAATGATAATCAAAACGCACATTATGTGCTACAAAAATGCTATCTTTTAAAAACAATTTAAAATCATTTAACACAGTTTTTAAAGAAGGTGCATTTTCTACCATATCCAAACTAATCCCTGTTAATTCTGTAATATTTTCAGGTATGCTTTCTACTTTTATAAAACTCTCGAATCTATCAATTTCTTTACAGTTTTGAATTTTCACTGCACCTATTTCTAAAATTTGACCACTTTTTATCCCACCGGTGCTTTCAATATCTACAACACAAAAAATCTCATCTTTTATTTTTGTATTTTTGCTTTTCAAACACAAACAATTTTGTGCATTAAGCTCGACTCCTAGTCCTAAAAGCTCAAAAGTATATAAATCAAAATCATAATGATTTAGTTCTTCTATTTTTGCAAGCTCTTTTAAAACCCAAGGAAAAGGTTTGTTTTCTTTACTTAGCTTGATGATTAAATCATCGATTTGTTGTTGGCTCAAAATTCAAACTTTAAAGAATTGATTGCTGTTTTTTTATCTTGCGAGGAAAAGATATAACTACCTGCGACTAAAATATCAGCTCCTGCTTCATCCAAATCAGGCGCATTTAAGCCATTTACCCCACCATCTACTTCTATAAAAACTTTAAGATTTTTTCTATCTATCATTTCTCTTAACTGTCGAATTTTATCATACACTAACGGCAAAAAGTTTTGCCCACCAAAGCCTGGATTAACACTCATTAAAAGCACCATATCTACAAATTCTAAAATATGCTCTATACTTGAAACTGGGGTATGTGGATTTAAAACAATGGCAGGATGAATGCCATTTTTTCTTATATACTCACACACTCTAATAGGATGATTTTCAGCTTCTAAGTGAAAGCTGATAAATTTTGGCTTTATTGGGATAAATAAATCTACAAAACTGCTAACATTATGTACCATTAAATGCACATCTAAAGGCACTGAAGTAATTTTTGAAATATTTTCAACCACACAAGGACCAAAAGTAAGATTTGGTACAAAATGCCCATCCATCACATCAATATGCAATAAATCAGCCCCTGCTTGAGACACTTCTTTAATTTCATTTTCTAAATTTAAAAAATTTGCAGACAATAAACTTGGTGCTACATACATTTCATATCTCCAATAAAAGTAAAAAATAATTTTATCATACTTATTATCAAATTTTCTTTATGTATTTTTGGTAATATTTGAATTTTTTAAGCTTGTTTTAGATACAATGCTAAAAATTATTTTTATTTCATAAGGAAAATTTATGTCAAGAATTTGCCAAATTACAGGAAAAGGACCTATGGTAGGTAACAATGTTAGCCATGCTAACAATAAAACTAAAAGACGCTTTTTGCCAAATTTAAGAACAGTTCGTATCACTTTAGAAGATGGAACTACTAGAAAAGTTAGAGTAGCTGCTTCAACTTTAAGAACACTTAAAAAACAAAGCGGTAAATAATCCTTAATATAAACGAGGAATTGTTATGTCTTTTTTGAAAAAGCTACAAAAATTCCTCAATTGGTCCCCATCCCCAAAACCTTCGATTAATCTTAACGATGAGCTTTATGAACAGCTTAAATTTTTAAGAATTCCTCTTATTGCTGTTGTAATGATGACATTAATTGGAGCTTTTGGTTATATGCTCACAAGTAATTACAACCTTAACGATGCTATTTATCAAGCTGGCATGACTTTTACCACTTTAGGTTATACTGAAGTTAATCCCATACCAACAGCAGGTAGAATTTTTACCGTTGTATATGTATTGTTGACTTTTACAATATTTACTTTTTGCATGGGTTTGGTAATAGAAATAGTAAAAAAAGGTGTTTTGTCTAAGATTATCAAGGAAAGAAGAATGCTTCATAAAGTTGCAAGATTAAAAAATCATTTTGTAATATGTTATCATAATGATTTTACCATTGAATTAGCACAGCAATTTAGAGAAAATCACATTCCTTTTGTTGTAGTTGATGAAGTTGAAAATTTTAGTGAGATTGCTGAAAAATATAACTATCCTTATTATATAGAAAGCGCGCCTCATACTAATACAGCCTTTTTAAAAACCAATCTTTCTAGTGCAAAAGGCGTAATAACCCTTAGTAATAACATAGCAGATAATATTGCTATCATCGCTTCAGTAAGATTATTTGAAAAAGAATTACAAAGAATTAATCCTTATTTTATATTAGCTAGCTCAAGCAATGAAGATGAGACAGAAAAACTGAAAAAACTTGGAGCTAATTCCATAGTTTCTGCCACAAAATTAGTCGCACAAAGACTTAGCGCAATGTCGGCAAGACCAGATATGGAAAATTTATTAGAAAATTATCTTTACAAAAAAAATAGCCCTATTGATTTAGAAGAAATAAAAATACCTGATGAATCATGGGTAAGATTTAAAAGATTAAAAGAAATACACTTAAGAGATATGGCAAATGTGAGTATAGTAGGAATTATAGAAAATAAAAAATTCACTCCCATGCCAAGAGGCGATACTCTAATAAGCACAGGGGCAAAATTACTACTTGTTGGTACAGCTGATAGTATAAAAATAGCTAAAAAAATCATCAAAAATAAACAAAAACCTGATGAGTTAAAATATATTTAACTTATTTTAAGCTATAATCAAACACCAATTTAAAAAAGGAGGCTAACATGCTACACGAATTTAGAGATCTAATTACTGAATTAAAAGGTAAGGATTTACATTTTGATAAGCTTTTTGAAGAACACAATGAGCTTGACCATAAAATCAAAGACGCAGAAGAAGGCAGAATTCATCTAGATAGCTTAGAAATAGCTAATCTAAAAAAAGAAAAATTGAGACTAAAGGATGAGTTAAACACTTATTTATCAAATTATAAAAAATAATTCTCTGTAAAATTTATATTCAAGGATAAAACATGTTTGGAAAAAAAACCAGCCAAAAGCAGGAAGTTGAAGACTTACAAAATAAAATCAGGGAATTAGAAGAAGAAAATAAAAAACTTCTTTTAGAAAAACAAGAATTAATTGAGAATTGTGAAAAACAACTTCAAGCTAACTGTGGAAAAACTGAACTTGAAATCCATCTTATAGAAATGCTACTAGTTGGTGTTTTGAAAGGTATTGCAAATGTACAAAGCGATATGCAAGAAAATGTCAATAAAGCAGAGATGATTTCCCAGTATTCTGATTCTTCTTTAGAGGATATGCAAGAGTTAAATTCTATTACTCATTCTATTATATCTTCACTTCAAAGTATCATCGAGTCAGCTAATCGCTCAAGAGATACAGCAGGTAACCTACATCGCAGTGTTGACGAAATAACCAATGTTATAAACTTAATTAAAGATGTATCTGATCAAACTAATCTTTTGGCATTAAATGCTGCTATTGAAGCTGCTAGAGCAGGTGAACATGGTAGAGGATTTGCTGTTGTTGCAGATGAAGTTAGAAAGCTTGCCGAAAAAACACAAAAAGCAACTTCTGAGGTAGAATTAAACATAAATCTACTCAAGCAAAATGCTGATGAAATGTATGGACAAAGCGAGCAAGTAGAAAAAGTATCATTGGAATCTAATGAACATATAGTTCAATTTTCTAGTAAATTTACTCAGCTTATTTCAAATGCAAACTCAACTAGCTCACATGCTAAACGTATCGCTTCTGAAATTTTTGTTTCTTTAGCTAAGTTAGATCACGTCGCTTTTAAACTTAATGGCTACAATGAAATAATCCATGCTTCAGGTAAAACACTATCTGATCATTTAAGTTGTAGACTCGCAAAATGGATCGCTGGGGTTGGCAAAGAGAGATTTTCTAGTGGAAGAGCTTTTGGTAAGCTTAATTTGCCACATCAAAAAGTTCATGAAAATATAAACCATGCTATCAGCTTAGCTCACGATGAGGACGCAAATAATAAATTGGTACAAAATCAAATTTTAGACAAATGCTCTAATGCTGAAAAAGCCTCTGATGATTTATTTGAAATATTCAAAGAAATGCTTAATGAGAAAGACCCAAATATTGAAAATAAAGAAGAAAAATAAAAGGTAAGATTAATTCTTACCTTTAAACCACAAATACGCATATTCAAGTAAAGGGGTTTTGATAGGATTTTCTTTAGAAAATTGCTCAAAGTCTTTTCTTTTTATCCACACTGCTTGAATATCTTCTCCATCAATTCCACCACCGTGGCCAATTTTATCACCTTCGCTAATTTCAGCATAGAATAAAAACTGTCTGCTAACACCTGAGCCAAAACCTGTATAAAATTCCCCTATTTTTTCTATATATTTAGGAGCATAACCTAATTCCTCTATACATTCTTCTTTAGCTATTTCCTCCAAACTCAATTTTTTATCAACAAGTCCTGAACAAAGCTCTATACTAAAGCCCATCTTTTCTAATTTTAAATTATTACGTTTTTGATAATCCCATAAGGGAATTCTAAATTGCTTTACAAAAACAAAAGAATCTTTTTGAGTATGATACAAAAAAACAGAAACACTATCTAATGCTTCTATAAAATCCCAAGTATATTTTTTATTATCTTTGCCTATATAAGTGTATCTTTTAGGTTTAATGTATTTTGAGTTAGAAAATTGCTCTTCTTGTAAGTTTTTCATGTAAAATCCTTGTAATTTTACATCTATTATAACAAAAATAAAAATCGGTGTAGAAAAATAAAAAAAGAATGAGTTGCTTTATATAAAAAGCAACTCAAAAGCAGCAAAAAGATGGTATTACATCATACCACCCATGCCTCCCATACCACCCATGCCACTCATATCAGGCATAGCAGGTTTGTCTTCTTTGATTTCGCTAATTGTAGCTTCAGTTGTTAAAAGCATACTAGCTACTGAAACTGCATTAAGTAAAGCCACTCTTTCTACTTTAACAGGATCAATAATACCGCTTTCAAGCATATTTACATATTCACCTTTTGCAGCGTCAAAACCAGTATTTTCTTCTTTACTATTTTCTACTGTATTTACAACTACACCAGCATCAAATCCAGCATTTTCAGCAATTTGTCTTAAAGGTGCTCTTAAAGCTCTTTCTACAATAGCTGCACCAATAGCCTCATCGCCTTCTAAATTCAAGTTAATTTTTGATTTTGCTTTGATTAATGCAGCGCCACCACCTATTACTATACCTTCTTCAACAGCAGCTTTTGTAGCGCTTAATGCATCATCAACTCTATCTTTTTTCTCTTTCATTTCAGTTTCTGTAGCCGCACCAACTTTAATCACTGCAACCCCACCACTTAATTTAGCTAATCTTTCTTGTAATTTTTCTCTATCATAATCTGAGCTTGTTTCAGCAATTTGAGCTTTGATTTGGTTGATTCTTGCATCAATATTTGCTTTTTCACCTGCTCCATTTACAATAGTTGTATTATCTTTATCAATGATCACGCTTGAAGCTTGACCTAAATCTTGGATACTAGCACTTTCTAAAGTTCTTCCAAGCTCTTCAGAAATCACTTCACCACCTGTTAAAATAGCAATATCTTCAAGCATAGCTTTTCTTCTATCGCCAAAACCAGGAGCTTTAACTGCTGAAATATTTAAAACACCTCTTAATTTATTTACAACTAAAGTTGCTAAAGCTTCACCTTCAATGTCTTCAGCTATAATTAAAAGTGGTTTTCCTGTTTTTTGAATTTGTTCTAAAATTGGTAATAAATCTTTTAAGTTGGCAATTTTTTTATCAAATAACAAAATAAATGGATTTTGTAATTCAGCTGTCATTTTTTCAGTATTTGTAATGAAATATGGGCTTAAATATCCTCTATCAAATTGCATACCTTCAACTACATTTAATTCATCATTGATTGATTTTGCTTCTTCAACAGTGATAACACCATCTTTTCCAACTTTTTCCATAGCATCAGCGATTAAATTTCCGATTTTCTCATCTGAATTTGCAGAAATTGTCGCAACTTGAGCGATTTCTTTTTTATCTTTAACCTCACGAGAAAGTTTTTTAAGTTCAGCTACTATAGCTTCGCAAGCTTTATCCATACCTCTTTTAACTTCAATAGGATTCGCACCTGCTGTGATGTTTCTTAAACCTTCTTTAAAAATAGCATGCGCTAAAACTGTTGCTGTTGTTGTTCCATCGCCTGCTTGATCAGCTGTTTTACTAGCTACTTCTCTAACTAAAGAAGCACCCATATTTTCTAAAGAATCTTTTAATTCCACTTCTTTAGCCACACTCACACCATCTTTTGTGATAGTTGGAGCGCCAAAACTTTTTTGGATTA is a window encoding:
- a CDS encoding NUDIX domain-containing protein, translating into MKNLQEEQFSNSKYIKPKRYTYIGKDNKKYTWDFIEALDSVSVFLYHTQKDSFVFVKQFRIPLWDYQKRNNLKLEKMGFSIELCSGLVDKKLSLEEIAKEECIEELGYAPKYIEKIGEFYTGFGSGVSRQFLFYAEISEGDKIGHGGGIDGEDIQAVWIKRKDFEQFSKENPIKTPLLEYAYLWFKGKN
- the rpe gene encoding ribulose-phosphate 3-epimerase, whose protein sequence is MYVAPSLLSANFLNLENEIKEVSQAGADLLHIDVMDGHFVPNLTFGPCVVENISKITSVPLDVHLMVHNVSSFVDLFIPIKPKFISFHLEAENHPIRVCEYIRKNGIHPAIVLNPHTPVSSIEHILEFVDMVLLMSVNPGFGGQNFLPLVYDKIRQLREMIDRKNLKVFIEVDGGVNGLNAPDLDEAGADILVAGSYIFSSQDKKTAINSLKFEF
- a CDS encoding YdcH family protein, yielding MLHEFRDLITELKGKDLHFDKLFEEHNELDHKIKDAEEGRIHLDSLEIANLKKEKLRLKDELNTYLSNYKK
- the groL gene encoding chaperonin GroEL (60 kDa chaperone family; promotes refolding of misfolded polypeptides especially under stressful conditions; forms two stacked rings of heptamers to form a barrel-shaped 14mer; ends can be capped by GroES; misfolded proteins enter the barrel where they are refolded when GroES binds) gives rise to the protein MAKEIFFSDEARNKLYEGVKKLNDAVKVTMGPRGRNVLIQKSFGAPTITKDGVSVAKEVELKDSLENMGASLVREVASKTADQAGDGTTTATVLAHAIFKEGLRNITAGANPIEVKRGMDKACEAIVAELKKLSREVKDKKEIAQVATISANSDEKIGNLIADAMEKVGKDGVITVEEAKSINDELNVVEGMQFDRGYLSPYFITNTEKMTAELQNPFILLFDKKIANLKDLLPILEQIQKTGKPLLIIAEDIEGEALATLVVNKLRGVLNISAVKAPGFGDRRKAMLEDIAILTGGEVISEELGRTLESASIQDLGQASSVIIDKDNTTIVNGAGEKANIDARINQIKAQIAETSSDYDREKLQERLAKLSGGVAVIKVGAATETEMKEKKDRVDDALSATKAAVEEGIVIGGGAALIKAKSKINLNLEGDEAIGAAIVERALRAPLRQIAENAGFDAGVVVNTVENSKEENTGFDAAKGEYVNMLESGIIDPVKVERVALLNAVSVASMLLTTEATISEIKEDKPAMPDMSGMGGMGGMGGMM
- the rpmB gene encoding 50S ribosomal protein L28 — encoded protein: MSRICQITGKGPMVGNNVSHANNKTKRRFLPNLRTVRITLEDGTTRKVRVAASTLRTLKKQSGK
- a CDS encoding CZB domain-containing protein; translated protein: MFVSLAKLDHVAFKLNGYNEIIHASGKTLSDHLSCRLAKWIAGVGKERFSSGRAFGKLNLPHQKVHENINHAISLAHDEDANNKLVQNQILDKCSNAEKASDDLFEIFKEMLNEKDPNIENKEEK
- a CDS encoding potassium channel family protein; protein product: MSFLKKLQKFLNWSPSPKPSINLNDELYEQLKFLRIPLIAVVMMTLIGAFGYMLTSNYNLNDAIYQAGMTFTTLGYTEVNPIPTAGRIFTVVYVLLTFTIFTFCMGLVIEIVKKGVLSKIIKERRMLHKVARLKNHFVICYHNDFTIELAQQFRENHIPFVVVDEVENFSEIAEKYNYPYYIESAPHTNTAFLKTNLSSAKGVITLSNNIADNIAIIASVRLFEKELQRINPYFILASSSNEDETEKLKKLGANSIVSATKLVAQRLSAMSARPDMENLLENYLYKKNSPIDLEEIKIPDESWVRFKRLKEIHLRDMANVSIVGIIENKKFTPMPRGDTLISTGAKLLLVGTADSIKIAKKIIKNKQKPDELKYI